In Lactococcus paracarnosus, a genomic segment contains:
- a CDS encoding MFS transporter, with product MKKISILWLSFFPLLAGAALSPSLSEISQTFPAVSDLWLKSLITIPSICVVLGQLVQPKLSRKLTAKTQVLGGLFLYALGALPYIWPSFPVIILSRILLGIGLSLLVPHTIGLIQANFEGKIQKKLLGYASALNNFGTVVAVIYAGLVSNKDWKLVFLIYLLAIISLVAIYLFLPNDKHDVNSPKQATKENLSNNVMRIWLKMFLLTVIYFTIPTNLAFYMHDHFQQQGTLIIGILMAITSLFGVISGMMFSYFPGRKNSQIQELILIGLFLISMCLLSFTQTLPLFILGLLFSGWGLGWGLPCFNHQLISTLTHPSSSTLGIGQAMIFLGQFVSPFLIAFMSSLSHQDNPFLMSIILLGVLLGIAMLDFSKKSANNG from the coding sequence ATGAAAAAAATATCGATTTTATGGCTATCATTTTTCCCATTACTAGCTGGGGCAGCACTTTCCCCTTCACTATCAGAGATTTCACAGACTTTTCCTGCCGTATCAGACCTATGGCTTAAATCTCTTATCACGATACCATCAATTTGTGTCGTTTTAGGACAACTCGTTCAGCCCAAACTATCTCGAAAGTTAACAGCTAAAACACAAGTACTAGGTGGCTTATTTTTATATGCTTTAGGGGCATTGCCTTATATTTGGCCATCCTTTCCTGTCATTATCTTGTCAAGAATTCTTTTAGGTATTGGCTTGAGTTTACTTGTCCCCCACACAATCGGTTTGATTCAAGCAAACTTTGAAGGAAAAATACAAAAAAAATTATTGGGCTATGCCAGTGCATTAAATAATTTTGGTACAGTCGTTGCTGTTATTTATGCTGGACTTGTTTCAAATAAGGATTGGAAACTTGTCTTCTTAATTTATCTCTTAGCAATCATTAGTCTTGTGGCAATCTATTTATTTTTACCAAATGACAAACATGACGTAAACTCGCCTAAACAGGCGACTAAAGAAAACCTGTCCAACAATGTGATGCGTATTTGGCTTAAGATGTTTTTATTAACCGTCATTTATTTTACCATTCCAACTAATTTAGCTTTTTATATGCATGATCACTTCCAACAACAAGGGACTCTGATAATCGGTATTTTGATGGCTATCACGTCATTATTCGGCGTTATCTCAGGTATGATGTTCTCTTACTTCCCTGGCAGAAAAAATAGTCAAATACAAGAACTCATTTTAATCGGTCTATTTCTCATATCTATGTGCTTACTCAGCTTCACACAAACCTTACCTTTATTTATTCTTGGCCTTCTGTTTAGTGGCTGGGGACTGGGCTGGGGGCTTCCTTGCTTTAACCACCAACTGATCTCCACACTAACGCATCCATCTTCTTCTACTTTAGGTATCGGACAAGCGATGATTTTTCTAGGCCAATTCGTCTCGCCATTTTTGATCGCATTTATGAGCAGCTTATCCCATCAAGATAATCCCTTTCTCATGTCAATCATCTTATTAGGCGTTTTACTAGGTATTGCCATGCTTGATTTCTCAAAAAAATCAGCCAACAATGGATAG
- the ntdP gene encoding nucleoside tri-diphosphate phosphatase yields the protein MKIPKEGDFITIQSYKHDGSLHRTWRDTMVLKTNENSIIGVNDHTLVTESDGRRWVTREPAIVYFHKKFWFNIIAMIRENGVSYYCNLASPYTLDNEALKYIDYDLDVKVFADGEKKLLDVEEYERHKRQMNYPDDIDFILKENVKILVDWINEGKGPFSKEYVSIWYDRYRQLK from the coding sequence ATGAAAATCCCCAAAGAAGGCGACTTTATTACGATTCAAAGCTATAAACACGACGGAAGCTTGCATCGTACTTGGCGCGATACGATGGTGCTGAAGACTAACGAAAACTCGATTATTGGCGTAAATGACCACACGCTTGTGACAGAAAGTGATGGGAGACGTTGGGTAACCCGCGAACCTGCCATTGTTTATTTTCACAAGAAATTCTGGTTTAATATTATCGCAATGATTCGCGAAAATGGTGTGAGTTACTACTGTAACCTGGCTAGTCCTTACACACTTGACAATGAAGCCCTTAAGTATATCGACTATGATCTTGATGTCAAAGTATTTGCTGATGGGGAAAAAAAATTGTTAGATGTCGAGGAATATGAGCGACATAAACGTCAGATGAATTATCCAGACGATATTGACTTTATCTTAAAAGAAAATGTTAAGATTTTAGTGGATTGGATAAATGAAGGCAAAGGACCATTTTCTAAAGAATACGTTTCTATTTGGTACGACCGTTATCGGCAATTAAAATAG
- the scrK gene encoding fructokinase ScrK translates to MSNLYGSIEAGGTKFVCAVGNDDLMILDSATFPTDKPEETLQKAIDFFKKFEGTLVSISVGSFGPIDIDNESKTYGFVTTTPKPHWGNFDMIGFLKAQLDLPMFFTTDVNSSAYGEKILDQSLNSLVYFTIGTGIGAGAIQGEDFIGGISHAEMGHMFVKRHPEDLDFAGVCPYHGDCLEGVAAGPSLEARTGVRGEAISLSSTVWDIQAYYIAQAAVSATLTLRPEKIIFGGGVMAQEHMMMRVRTQFSVLLNDYVPVPDLTEYLQVPAIANNASATVGNFALAKREYDKAN, encoded by the coding sequence ATGAGCAATTTATATGGTAGTATCGAAGCAGGAGGCACAAAGTTTGTCTGCGCAGTCGGAAATGACGACTTGATGATTCTTGACAGTGCAACTTTTCCTACAGATAAACCTGAGGAGACACTGCAAAAAGCGATTGACTTCTTCAAAAAATTTGAGGGGACGCTTGTGTCAATTTCTGTCGGTAGTTTTGGGCCGATTGATATAGATAATGAGTCTAAGACTTACGGATTTGTGACGACGACACCTAAACCGCATTGGGGAAACTTTGACATGATTGGGTTCTTGAAAGCGCAGCTTGATCTACCGATGTTCTTTACGACAGATGTTAACTCATCGGCCTATGGTGAAAAGATACTAGATCAGTCCCTTAATAGCCTAGTTTACTTCACGATCGGGACTGGTATTGGTGCTGGTGCAATTCAAGGTGAGGACTTTATCGGTGGTATTTCTCATGCTGAAATGGGGCATATGTTTGTTAAACGCCATCCTGAAGATCTAGATTTTGCGGGTGTTTGTCCTTATCATGGTGACTGTTTAGAAGGGGTGGCAGCTGGTCCATCTTTAGAAGCGAGAACTGGCGTACGCGGTGAAGCCATTAGCTTAAGTTCGACTGTGTGGGATATCCAGGCTTATTATATCGCCCAGGCAGCTGTATCTGCGACCTTGACCTTACGACCTGAGAAGATTATATTCGGTGGTGGAGTCATGGCCCAAGAGCATATGATGATGCGTGTTAGAACACAATTTTCTGTCCTACTAAATGATTACGTTCCTGTTCCTGACTTAACTGAGTATCTGCAAGTTCCTGCTATCGCCAATAATGCATCAGCTACAGTTGGTAATTTTGCACTCGCCAAGCGAGAATATGACAAGGCTAACTAA
- a CDS encoding sucrose-6-phosphate hydrolase — MNNYQTFDTVYIFNYKPFSKVCQAFDIKNFLAYNLGMTNKTDYTLPWTSPERYRPYASYDKAYTDALTASVATSAYKTTYHIQPKTGLLNDPNGFSYFNGKYHLFYQVFPYGPVHGLKSWGLMTSTDLVHWQDEGLKLFPDTVYDSHGAYSGSALPLSNDQLFLFYTGNTRGADKSRAAYQNGAIYTATGEIKKFDSPLLTTPKGYTDHFRDPMIFDYQGDKYAIIGAQTAELQGAVVLAHANDASLTSWDYSKQLAFTNQDMGYMIECPNLVFIEKTPVLLFCPQGLDQSVCAYDNVFPNMYVIADGFDPEASSLTNTSALHNLDDGFEVYATQAFNAPDGRVLASSWLGLPDLDDPSLADGWQGILSLIKELTLKNGKLYQYPVAETLSLRQTQEQITLLDTPTASPTNSYELELELTSDNELYLFANADKTSYVSLTVDILNGKLTLNREHLPVNWAENYGNTRSTTFDNTTGTVKLTLFADTSSLEIFVNDGEKVMSSRIFTAPENTYLAAKSDISATLWQLKK, encoded by the coding sequence ATGAATAATTATCAAACGTTTGATACCGTTTACATTTTTAATTATAAACCGTTTTCAAAAGTATGTCAAGCGTTTGACATAAAAAACTTTTTAGCCTATAATTTGGGTATGACTAATAAAACAGATTATACCCTACCATGGACGTCTCCTGAACGTTATCGACCATACGCTAGCTATGATAAAGCCTATACGGATGCGCTTACGGCTAGCGTTGCCACATCTGCTTATAAGACGACCTACCATATTCAACCAAAAACTGGTTTATTAAATGATCCAAATGGTTTCTCTTACTTTAATGGCAAATACCACCTCTTCTATCAAGTCTTTCCCTATGGCCCTGTGCATGGCCTCAAATCTTGGGGGCTGATGACCTCGACAGACTTGGTACATTGGCAAGATGAGGGGCTCAAGCTCTTCCCTGATACTGTTTATGATTCACACGGTGCCTATTCTGGTTCAGCACTACCACTTTCTAACGACCAATTATTTTTGTTTTACACAGGTAATACACGTGGAGCTGATAAATCTAGAGCAGCCTATCAAAATGGGGCGATTTATACGGCAACTGGTGAAATCAAGAAGTTTGATAGCCCGCTGCTAACCACACCAAAAGGCTACACTGATCATTTCAGAGACCCGATGATTTTTGATTATCAGGGTGACAAGTATGCAATCATCGGTGCACAGACTGCTGAGCTACAAGGTGCAGTTGTTTTAGCACATGCCAATGATGCCAGCCTCACTTCTTGGGATTATAGTAAGCAACTTGCCTTCACTAACCAGGATATGGGCTATATGATAGAATGTCCTAATCTTGTCTTCATCGAGAAAACACCTGTCCTTTTATTCTGTCCACAGGGCCTTGATCAATCAGTCTGTGCCTATGACAATGTCTTTCCAAATATGTATGTCATCGCTGATGGATTTGATCCAGAAGCAAGCAGTTTGACCAACACAAGTGCACTTCATAATCTTGACGATGGCTTTGAAGTCTATGCCACGCAGGCATTTAACGCACCTGACGGTCGTGTCCTAGCAAGTTCTTGGTTAGGCCTTCCTGATCTCGATGACCCATCACTAGCTGATGGCTGGCAAGGTATCCTAAGTCTGATCAAAGAATTGACCTTAAAGAATGGCAAACTCTACCAGTATCCCGTAGCTGAAACTCTCTCCTTGCGCCAAACCCAAGAGCAGATTACCCTTTTAGATACACCAACAGCTAGCCCAACAAATAGTTATGAACTTGAGCTTGAATTAACCTCAGATAATGAACTTTATCTCTTTGCTAATGCTGATAAAACAAGCTATGTTAGCTTAACTGTTGATATACTAAATGGTAAACTAACACTTAACAGAGAGCACCTACCAGTTAACTGGGCTGAAAATTACGGTAATACGCGTTCAACAACTTTTGATAATACGACAGGTACTGTTAAACTGACTCTATTTGCTGATACGTCATCACTTGAAATTTTTGTAAATGATGGTGAAAAAGTCATGTCTAGTCGGATTTTCACAGCACCTGAAAATACCTATCTAGCCGCTAAATCTGATATCTCAGCAACACTCTGGCAGTTGAAAAAATAA
- a CDS encoding MarR family winged helix-turn-helix transcriptional regulator translates to MKKDLGKKVTYLNDLLIADQHKWGQTIGISSKDYNIFLTIEENPGCTQLFLAKKRRVERSLLTRIINKYSKMGYIERQENEHNKSAYSLYLTDQGKLIAQQIRRRITKLNNSLFEAYTETQYKTLLDLLDMAIKKLED, encoded by the coding sequence ATGAAAAAAGACTTAGGCAAAAAAGTAACCTATCTTAACGATTTATTGATTGCTGATCAACATAAATGGGGACAAACGATTGGGATTAGTAGCAAAGACTACAATATTTTCTTAACGATTGAGGAAAATCCCGGGTGTACACAACTTTTTTTAGCAAAAAAAAGACGTGTTGAGAGAAGCTTATTAACTAGAATTATCAATAAGTATAGCAAAATGGGCTATATAGAAAGACAGGAAAATGAGCACAATAAAAGTGCCTATTCTCTCTATCTAACAGATCAAGGTAAACTGATTGCGCAACAAATCAGGCGAAGGATCACTAAGTTAAATAATAGTCTATTTGAAGCCTATACCGAAACCCAATACAAAACACTACTTGACTTATTAGATATGGCAATTAAAAAATTGGAGGACTAA
- a CDS encoding LacI family DNA-binding transcriptional regulator — MSNLKDVAKIAGVTPTTVSRVINMRGSLSQKTIDRVHSAMQELHYQPNAMARSLQGKKSQLIGLIFPTIATPFYGEITHAIESKLFSLGYKVILCDSENNPVKEREYLTMLMANQVDGIITSSHNKQVEEYENSHLAIVAFDRYLADGIPIISSDNLAGGKLAVQYLHEQGCRKIALIAGSSDTKSPTQNRLLGYQNKMLELNLTPLIHYLIRENALKDKRESIVQLLKSTTIDGIFCTDDLTAIMVKDVAAELNLSDIQVIGYDGTQMIQNYFPSLPTIVQPIEALADLIVDVLIKKIEDDTFQPNDTYILPVTLKS, encoded by the coding sequence ATGTCAAATTTAAAAGATGTCGCAAAGATTGCTGGTGTCACACCAACAACTGTTTCCCGAGTCATTAACATGCGAGGCTCCCTTTCCCAAAAAACGATAGACCGCGTTCACAGTGCCATGCAGGAATTACACTATCAACCCAATGCAATGGCGAGATCGTTACAAGGCAAAAAATCACAATTGATTGGCCTTATTTTCCCAACAATCGCAACACCTTTCTATGGTGAGATTACACATGCCATCGAATCAAAGCTATTCTCTCTAGGCTATAAGGTCATTCTATGCGATAGTGAAAATAATCCCGTCAAAGAGCGTGAATACTTAACCATGCTCATGGCAAACCAAGTAGATGGCATCATCACCAGTTCCCACAACAAACAAGTTGAAGAATATGAAAACAGCCATCTAGCTATTGTCGCATTCGACCGCTATCTGGCTGATGGTATCCCAATCATTTCCTCTGATAATTTGGCTGGTGGCAAACTGGCGGTTCAGTATCTACACGAGCAGGGCTGTCGTAAAATTGCCTTAATTGCTGGTTCTTCAGATACCAAAAGTCCCACACAAAATCGGCTGTTAGGCTATCAAAATAAAATGCTTGAACTCAATCTGACACCGCTGATTCACTATTTAATTAGAGAAAACGCCTTAAAAGATAAAAGAGAGAGCATCGTGCAGTTGCTTAAGTCTACAACAATCGATGGTATTTTTTGTACCGATGATCTGACAGCCATTATGGTGAAAGATGTTGCTGCTGAGCTTAACCTTTCTGACATTCAGGTAATTGGTTATGATGGCACACAAATGATTCAAAATTATTTTCCTAGTCTGCCAACAATCGTCCAACCAATAGAAGCGTTAGCAGATTTAATTGTTGATGTTTTGATTAAAAAAATTGAGGATGATACCTTCCAACCAAATGATACCTATATATTACCTGTTACGCTAAAATCCTAA
- a CDS encoding metallophosphoesterase, translating to MKKLAILSDLHIDVNQFDAQYEAILSQTLLSENITDLHLAGDISNDFETLSKPFLTRLAKGFTVSYNLGNHDMLGMSESEINSHDFQIRQIGSKHLLSFAGWYDYSFCPDVSYEQNLRTKNTFWFDRKIKREADDITVTKRDLSRLDELLDTLTPSQKANLIVAMHFVPEHSFVMTHPKFIKFNAFLGAQSFHKLFLKHGIKEVVFGHNHRSYDRTVDGIHYQSHPLGYKREWLLTHHYFSDFPRYKHLNSYNLHKRYNLAKKTEEFDSYLREHFADELRASFTIFHL from the coding sequence ATGAAAAAACTAGCCATACTGTCTGATTTGCATATTGATGTCAATCAGTTTGATGCGCAATATGAGGCCATTTTAAGTCAAACTTTGTTATCTGAGAATATTACTGATCTCCACCTTGCTGGCGATATTTCAAACGACTTTGAGACCCTATCAAAGCCGTTTTTAACACGTCTGGCCAAGGGGTTCACGGTATCTTATAATCTAGGTAACCATGATATGTTAGGGATGTCTGAATCAGAAATAAATAGTCATGACTTTCAAATTCGGCAAATTGGCAGCAAACACTTACTCAGTTTTGCTGGTTGGTATGACTATTCTTTTTGTCCTGATGTCAGCTACGAGCAAAACTTGCGTACGAAAAATACGTTTTGGTTTGACCGCAAGATAAAACGAGAGGCAGATGATATCACAGTTACTAAGCGTGACCTATCACGGCTTGATGAGTTGCTGGACACTTTGACCCCCAGCCAAAAAGCTAATCTCATCGTTGCCATGCACTTTGTTCCTGAACACTCTTTTGTCATGACGCATCCAAAATTTATTAAGTTTAATGCTTTCTTAGGCGCACAGTCCTTTCACAAATTATTTCTCAAACATGGGATAAAGGAGGTCGTTTTCGGCCACAACCATCGCTCTTACGACAGGACAGTTGATGGTATCCATTATCAATCCCACCCGTTAGGCTACAAACGTGAGTGGCTCTTAACGCATCATTACTTTTCAGATTTTCCAAGATACAAGCACCTCAACAGCTATAATCTTCACAAGCGCTATAATTTAGCCAAAAAAACAGAAGAATTTGATAGCTATCTACGCGAACACTTTGCTGATGAATTACGCGCCTCATTCACGATTTTCCATCTTTAA
- a CDS encoding NUDIX hydrolase N-terminal domain-containing protein translates to MMSEELVLILQRMLAITDTGLVFGSDAFDRARYAELRDLLAELIEQTALLDRSEVTALLSPVGHYATPLIDTRALVVNSSDEILLVRDRRDKTWALPGGFGEVGVSVKENILKELKEEAGVEAEVDRLLAVFDSNKHQLQATQFFKLCFLCTSLATEFEPNNEITEVAYFAMDNLPDLSTKRITQRQLEILMKRYKDGGQVYLD, encoded by the coding sequence CTGATGTCAGAAGAACTTGTATTGATTTTACAAAGGATGCTTGCTATTACGGATACAGGACTTGTATTTGGTTCTGATGCATTTGATAGAGCGCGCTATGCTGAATTACGGGATTTATTAGCAGAATTGATTGAACAAACTGCCCTGCTAGATAGATCCGAAGTGACAGCCTTGCTAAGTCCTGTAGGGCACTATGCGACGCCCTTAATAGATACACGTGCTTTGGTTGTTAATTCGTCTGATGAGATACTATTGGTCAGAGACAGACGTGATAAGACTTGGGCCTTACCAGGAGGGTTTGGTGAAGTTGGGGTATCAGTAAAAGAAAATATTCTAAAAGAATTAAAAGAAGAGGCGGGTGTCGAGGCGGAAGTAGACCGTCTACTTGCTGTTTTTGATAGCAACAAGCATCAATTACAAGCGACTCAATTCTTTAAACTATGTTTTTTATGTACATCCTTAGCGACTGAATTTGAGCCGAATAACGAAATCACAGAGGTTGCGTATTTTGCTATGGATAACTTACCTGACTTGTCTACAAAACGGATTACACAACGACAACTCGAGATATTGATGAAGCGTTATAAAGACGGAGGCCAAGTTTACTTGGACTAA
- a CDS encoding sucrose-specific PTS transporter subunit IIBC has translation MKHKEVAKRIAAALGPDNLVAAAHCATRLRLVLKDTSKIDQVALDEDDDLKGTFEANGQYQIIVGPGDVNTVYKELVAITGVGEVSKDELKEVANTETNPVMKLIKVLSDIFVPLIPALVAGGLLMALNNVLTGAGLFGPQSVVEMFPGIKGFAEIVNLMASAPFAFLPILIGFSATKRFGGNPYLGAAAGMMLVMPSLVNGYGVAEALATHKMPYWDVFGFKIAQAGYQGQVLPVIGVAYILATLEKFFHKHLKNAVDFTFTPMLSVIITGFVTFAIVGPALRAVSNGMTDGLVWLVNSLGGFGYGIFGAIYSAIVLTGLHQSFPAIETTLLADVAKTGGSFIFPIASAANVAQGAACFAIFLITKNQKQKALASSSAFSAMLGITEPAMFGVNLKLKFPFFIGLAASGVGAAFMGFMGVRSASLGPAGIIGFIAINPKSIPMFMIGLVISIAIAFTATFFYGRKQLEFAADAPVTNTTAQEINETPTPAGVTNEEIYAPVQGQLVKLSDTKDPVFSSGLMGKGTAIEPTVGEIYAPVTGVLTFTNESKHAYGIQTDAGAEVLLHIGIDTVQMNGEGFTTAVKQGQIVKKGELLGTFDIEKIKAAGYATTVMVIITNTLSYAEVEAIDEQTVTVGQKIIALTETTK, from the coding sequence ATGAAACATAAGGAAGTAGCAAAAAGAATCGCTGCAGCACTCGGTCCAGACAACCTAGTAGCAGCAGCACATTGTGCCACTCGTCTGCGTTTAGTCTTGAAAGACACGTCTAAAATTGATCAAGTTGCATTGGATGAGGATGATGACCTCAAAGGCACTTTTGAAGCCAATGGTCAATATCAAATCATTGTTGGTCCTGGCGATGTGAACACGGTCTACAAAGAACTTGTTGCCATTACTGGTGTTGGTGAAGTCTCAAAAGATGAGTTGAAAGAAGTTGCCAATACTGAAACAAATCCGGTCATGAAACTGATCAAAGTCTTATCAGATATTTTTGTTCCATTGATTCCTGCCTTGGTAGCAGGTGGTCTATTAATGGCCTTGAATAACGTCTTGACTGGTGCCGGATTATTTGGTCCCCAATCAGTTGTTGAAATGTTCCCTGGTATCAAAGGCTTTGCTGAAATTGTCAATCTGATGGCCTCAGCACCATTTGCCTTCCTACCAATCTTGATTGGTTTCTCTGCGACAAAACGCTTTGGTGGTAACCCATATCTAGGGGCTGCAGCTGGTATGATGCTAGTGATGCCGAGTCTAGTAAATGGTTATGGTGTTGCAGAAGCATTAGCGACACATAAGATGCCTTACTGGGATGTCTTTGGTTTCAAAATTGCACAAGCAGGTTATCAAGGTCAAGTATTGCCAGTCATTGGTGTCGCTTACATCTTAGCAACACTTGAAAAATTCTTCCACAAACATTTGAAAAATGCGGTTGACTTTACCTTCACACCGATGTTATCAGTTATCATCACTGGTTTTGTAACATTCGCTATCGTTGGTCCAGCCCTAAGAGCAGTATCAAACGGCATGACAGATGGCTTAGTATGGTTAGTCAATTCACTTGGTGGATTTGGTTATGGTATTTTTGGGGCTATCTATTCAGCAATTGTATTGACTGGTTTACACCAATCATTTCCAGCTATCGAGACAACTTTATTAGCAGATGTCGCAAAAACGGGTGGTAGTTTCATCTTCCCAATTGCATCTGCAGCAAATGTGGCACAAGGTGCAGCATGTTTTGCAATCTTCTTGATTACTAAAAACCAAAAACAAAAAGCATTGGCTTCTTCATCTGCTTTCTCTGCTATGCTAGGGATCACAGAACCAGCCATGTTCGGGGTTAACCTTAAATTGAAATTCCCATTCTTTATCGGCCTCGCTGCATCTGGTGTTGGTGCCGCATTTATGGGCTTCATGGGCGTTCGTAGTGCATCTCTTGGACCTGCAGGTATCATCGGGTTCATTGCTATTAATCCTAAATCTATTCCAATGTTTATGATTGGTTTAGTAATCAGTATTGCAATCGCTTTTACTGCAACTTTCTTTTATGGTAGAAAACAGCTGGAATTTGCTGCAGATGCACCTGTGACAAACACAACAGCGCAAGAAATAAATGAAACACCAACACCAGCTGGTGTGACAAATGAAGAAATCTATGCGCCAGTTCAAGGGCAGTTAGTGAAACTTTCAGATACGAAAGATCCTGTATTCTCGAGTGGATTAATGGGTAAAGGGACTGCTATTGAGCCAACAGTAGGTGAGATTTATGCGCCAGTCACAGGGGTCTTAACATTTACAAATGAATCCAAGCATGCTTATGGGATTCAAACTGATGCCGGTGCCGAAGTGCTACTTCATATCGGTATCGATACTGTTCAAATGAATGGTGAAGGCTTCACAACTGCTGTTAAGCAAGGTCAGATTGTTAAAAAAGGTGAGTTACTCGGTACCTTTGATATTGAGAAAATTAAGGCGGCTGGCTATGCGACGACAGTTATGGTAATTATTACCAATACATTAAGTTATGCTGAAGTCGAAGCAATTGATGAACAAACTGTTACAGTCGGTCAAAAAATTATTGCCTTAACAGAGACGACTAAGTAA
- the purB gene encoding adenylosuccinate lyase produces the protein MLERYSRPEMTAIWTEENKYQAWLEVEILADEAWAELGEIPKADVAKIRENATFDVARILEIEKETRHDVVAFTRSVSESLGEERKWVHYGLTSTDVVDTAYGYLFKQANDILRADLERFTAIIADKAREHKFTIMMGRTHGVHAEPTTFGLKLATWYSEMKRNIERFEHAAKGVEAGKISGAVGNFANIPPFVEAYVTEKLGITAQEISTQVLPRDLHAEYFSTLAIIATSIERMATEIRGLQKSEQREVEEFFAKGQKGSSAMPHKRNPIGSENMTGLARVVRGHAVTAFENIALWHERDISHSSAERIITPDTTILLNYMLNRFGNIVKNLTVFPENMVRNMNSTFGLIYSQRVMLNLIEKGMTREAAYDLVQPKTAYSWDNQVDFKPQLLSDEKVMSVLTEAEIDELFDPTYYASRVDEVFTRIGL, from the coding sequence ATGTTAGAACGTTATTCTCGCCCTGAAATGACTGCTATTTGGACTGAAGAAAACAAATATCAAGCCTGGTTAGAAGTAGAGATTTTAGCCGATGAAGCTTGGGCTGAACTTGGTGAAATTCCTAAAGCAGATGTTGCTAAAATTCGAGAAAATGCGACCTTTGATGTCGCACGTATTCTAGAAATTGAAAAAGAAACGCGTCATGATGTTGTGGCCTTTACCCGTTCTGTCTCTGAGAGTCTTGGAGAAGAACGTAAGTGGGTACACTATGGCTTAACATCTACAGATGTCGTAGATACAGCTTACGGCTACCTGTTTAAACAGGCTAATGATATTTTGCGTGCAGACTTAGAGCGCTTCACAGCAATTATTGCGGATAAAGCGCGTGAACATAAATTCACAATCATGATGGGACGTACACATGGTGTTCATGCTGAACCGACGACCTTTGGTTTAAAACTTGCGACTTGGTACTCAGAAATGAAACGTAATATCGAACGTTTTGAGCATGCTGCTAAGGGTGTTGAAGCTGGGAAAATTTCTGGTGCTGTTGGTAACTTTGCCAATATCCCACCATTTGTTGAGGCTTATGTGACTGAAAAGCTTGGTATTACAGCACAAGAAATTTCGACGCAAGTCCTGCCTCGTGACTTACATGCTGAATACTTCTCTACTTTAGCGATTATTGCGACGTCTATCGAACGTATGGCGACAGAAATTCGTGGCTTGCAAAAATCAGAGCAACGTGAAGTTGAAGAATTTTTTGCCAAGGGGCAAAAAGGGAGCTCAGCTATGCCACATAAACGTAATCCGATCGGTTCTGAAAATATGACTGGTCTGGCACGTGTCGTACGGGGACATGCTGTCACAGCATTTGAGAATATCGCCTTGTGGCATGAACGTGACATCTCACATAGTTCAGCTGAGCGTATTATCACACCAGATACAACGATTTTACTGAACTATATGTTAAACCGTTTTGGTAATATCGTCAAAAACTTGACGGTTTTCCCTGAAAATATGGTTCGAAACATGAACAGCACATTTGGCCTGATTTACAGCCAACGTGTCATGCTTAACCTAATCGAAAAAGGGATGACTAGAGAAGCAGCCTATGATTTGGTACAACCAAAAACTGCCTACTCTTGGGATAACCAAGTTGACTTTAAACCGCAACTATTATCAGATGAAAAAGTGATGTCAGTGCTTACTGAGGCTGAGATTGATGAGTTGTTTGATCCAACCTACTATGCTAGTCGTGTTGATGAGGTATTCACACGTATTGGCTTATAA